CCAAGTAGTTCCAAGTAACTCTTTTTTTAATTTTCCCTCTTGGAAAGAGTTTGGTACATAATCACTAACAGCAGCAGCCATAAATAAAAAAGGCTTTTTAAAAACTTTTTTTTCTTCACCACTATTTAATAAACTTGATTTTAAAACTTTGCCTTTTTTTGCACTATTTATACAATCAACTAAATTTTCATACATTTCAAAACTACTTTTAACTTCAATTACTTCAATTGCATTTGGTAAAGCTTCATGTCCTCTTGTACTTACTAAAGACACATCCGCACCTTTTAAATATAAAGCAAGAGCTAAAGATGATGCCATTTTCCCAGAAGAAAAATTTGAAATATATCTTACATCATCAATTTTTTCAATAGTTCCACCACCACTTAAAATAACTTTTCTATTATTCCAATATTCATCTTTTAAAATCAATCGTGAAGTTGCATAAAAAATCTCTTCTGGATCAGCCATAGCACCATCGCCTACATCCTTGCATGCTAACTCTTTAGTTTGTGTTTGAATCACTTCATAATTACAAAGTTTTAATTTTCTAATACTTTCTATAGTAATAGGATTTTGTACCATATTTGTATTTGCAGCGGGACACAAAATCTTATCTTTAGTATATGCAATTGCTGTTTGAGTTAATAAATTATCAGCAATTCCATTACTTAATTTATTGATTGTATTTACACTAGCAGGAGCTATTACAAAAGCATCTGCCCACTTTCCAGTATCTATATGATTACTCAAACTATTTTTATCCCAAGACTCGTTATTCTCATCTAAGATTTTATGTTGAGAGATAGCTTCAAAAGTTATTGGATTTATAAACCTTTTTGCTTCTTTTGTCATAATAACTTTTACATTTGCACCAGCTTTAATATACAATCTTATTAACTCTAAAGCTTTATAAATTGCAATTGATCCTGTAACTGCAACTAATATATTTTTATCTTTTAATAACATGATTTACTTCTTAAAAAATTTATAAAAGTAGTTTTTGATTATTTTCATTGGAGCTCTTGTAATAGCAAGAGAACCTTTTGGCACATCTTTTGTAATACAAGCTCCAGCTGCTAAAATAACATCATCTTCTATAGTTACAGGAGCTACTAATTGAGTATCTGAACCTATAAAGACATTTTTTCCTACTTTTGTTTTGTGTTTATTAACTCCATCATAATTACAAGTAATTGTTCCAGCACCTACATTTGTTCCCGTGTCCATTTCACAATCACCCAAATAAGATAGATGACCTGCTTTAACACCATTTAAAATGGCTTTCTTTGTCTCTACAAAATTTCCAATATGAGTATCTTTTAAATGACTTTTAGGTCTTATTCTTGCCATTGGTCCAATATCAGAATTTTCTAATATTGAGTCTTCAACTATTGAGTTTGTTTTAACAATTGAGTTTATAATTTTTGTATTACCTAATAAACAAACTCCATTTTCAATTATAGATTCACCCTCAATTTGAACTGTTTCTTCTATATAAATAGTATCAGGAAGTCTCATAATAACACCATTTTGCATAAACTGTTTTTTGATTCTATTTTGATGTATTATTTCAGCTTTTGCCAACTCATATTTTGAGTTAACACCTTTAAAGTTCTCTTCACTTACAACTAATGGTTTTAGTGTTTTATTATCTTTTATTGCAAGTTCTATTAAATCAGTAATATAATACTCTTTTTGTGCATTATTATTTGATAAAAGTGGTAAATATTGTTTTAAAAATGATGTTTGAAACTGATAAATTCCAGCATTTGCAGTTGTTACTTTTAACTCTTCTTCATTTGCATCTTTTTGTTCAACAATCTTTACAACTTTTTCATTTTTTAAAATTACTCTTCCATATCCTGTTGCATCTTCTAAATCTAATACTGACATAACAATTGTTGCATTTAAATCAAATTTTTTTAACTCACTTGCTTGTATTAATGGCATATCACCATTTAAAACCAAAGTCTTCTCATACTTAGGTTCTATATTCATAACAGCTCCACCAGTTCCTGGATAGTTTTCATGATCTTGAATAACAAAATTTATATTATCAAAATATTTTTCAATAGTTTGCTGTACTTTTAAAGCCTGATGATATAAAACCACTGTAATATCATCACTTAATTTTAATGCTTCTTTAATTGAGTAATAAAGCATTGGCTTTCCTGAAATTTCATGTAAAACCTTAGGTTTTTCAGATTTCATTCTTGTTCCAGCACCAGCTGCAAGTATTATTATTGATAAATTATTCATATTTTTCCTTACTTTAAAGCTTCGTCAATTTCTGCTCTTAGATTTTTTATTACTTGTTTTATTGCACTAAGCATTTTAGGATCTGTTATATTCCCATTTAAAAGTTTTGCTAAATTTTTTTCTCTTTCTTTAAAAAATTGTGCAACAGAACGGCTTTTTTTATTATGATTATACATAAATACACCAGAAGCTATTAAAATAACAACTAATTTTGTATGCCCCAAAATTGCAGCATAATTTAAAATAGTAAATCCTGCATAATCAACTGCATTTATATCCGCACCTGCTGCAATTAAAAGTCTTGCAATTTTAAAGTTTCCTTTCCATTGGGTATGATGCAGTGCAGTTCTTCCTTGTCTATCTTTTATATTTAAATCTGCTTTTTTTGATAAAAGTTTTTCTACAACTTCAATATCATCTGCAATAACTGCTTTATGATAAACAGTTCTTCCATCTTTATCTCTAATATTAACATCAATTCTAAATTTTAATAGAAAAACTAACTTTTCTAAAAATTGCTCTTTATTTCTAATACTTTTTACTTTTAAACCATGATCAACTAATAAAGTTAAAGGAGTATCTCCATTATCATCCATAATATTAGCATTTGCCCCTGAATTAAAAAGAAGTTTAATCAAAGAAAGATTATTTTGTACAATTAAATCAAATATGGTAGTTTTTCCAGTTGATCTTTGTTTGTTTAATTTTGGTCTATAACTTATAACTCTTTTTAAAAGTGTAAAATAATCTTCTTCATCATCAATATCTAAATATCTTCTTGAAATAGGCTTTTTATTATTGTGTTGAACCAAAATTATTTCACAAAGTTCATCAACAACTGTTCTTTCTAAAATATCTCTATGGTCAATATCAGCACCCTTTGTCAATAAATATTCAACCATTTCAATATTTTTCATTCCATCAAAAATAGCTTCAAATAAAACGGTTCTTCCATTTTTATCTTCTGAATTTATATCAGCTCCTGAGGCTAATAAAAAATCGATCGTACTATAATTTTTTCTTAATACTTCTTTATATAAAACAGTTTTACCTTGACTATCAACTCTATTTACGGCTAAGCCATTTTCAATTAAAACAGAAGTAAGTTTTAAATAGTTTCTTTTTTTGTTTGCAAGTTTATATTTTCCTTCAATTTTTTCTTTAGGGTTTTTTAATATTTCTAATATTTTTAATATTTCATCTAAAATTGTCTCATTATTTATATTTTTAATATTTAATTTTATGCCTTTTTCTAAAAGCAATTCTATAACATCAATATTTGAAGCACCCATAACAACAGCATTAAAAAGTACATTTTCTCTATTTTCATCAGTTACATGTATATCTACACCATTTACAATTAAAAATTTAGCTACTTCTGGTTTTTCTTTTAAAACAGCTAAAAATAGTGCTGTTTGTTCATTTTCATCAACAGCATTTGGATTTTCTATATTATTTAAAACTTCTCTTATAATCTTTAAATTTTCACCCTCAACAGCATCAAAAAGCACTGTTCTTCCATATGTATCTTTAATATTTAAATTTGGTTTATGTGCTAGTAAAATCTCAAATACTCTATGATTTCCCTCTAAAGCAACATCTTGTAAAATTGTTCTTCCAGAAGAGTTTATATAATCTATTGAAGCGCCATTATCAAGCAAAAATCTAATCATTACTCCATCACCACGTTCAACAGCTTCACTTAAAACTGTTTTTCCATACATATCTTCATGGTTAATGTCAATCTTATTTTTAAGTAAAATTCTTATAGCTTCAATTCTTTTTTTCTTTACTAAAGGGAATAATAATGTTTGTTCTTTATCATTTAATCTATGGATATCTGCACCATTGTCTATTAATTTTTGAACTTTTTCTACATTTAAATAGTTTTTAAGTAGCTCTTTTTGAAAGTTTTCAGTTACATCTTGTTTAAATAAGTTCAACATTAAGCTTAAATCCTTTGATTATTATAATCATTTAGATATTTTAACAAATTATTCATTAAAATCTTTTTCTACGTCTTGGTGGAAATTTACTTGGAAACTTTTTATTATTATTTTCTCTTTCGTCTTTTAAATTTAGTTTTAATGATTTTTCTATAAAACTATTAAAACTGGCTCTTGAAATACTAGCTTTAACACTATCTGGAAAAAGTTTTGGAAACTTATATGAGAGCCATAAATAAAGCGATATTTTCTTTACTTCATCTTCAACTAAAAGTAAATCTCGCTGTGTAATAGCTTTTTTAGGCAATGTAATTGAGGGTTTATATCTTACTACTTTATTTTTAATTACAGCTGCAATATATGCATCATAAGCTTGTAAAATAATTGGAGATTTTACAGTAACAGGCGCTTGTGAAAGCATATATTTATCTTCCAATTTTAAATTATTTTTTTGATCTAAAATTTTTGATGTAGTAAGCATTGAACCAATATTTGATGCAATAAAAGGACCATCAAAATACATATTATCAAGGAAAAATTTTAATATTTTTTGTAAAGATTTTGTTTTAATATGAGCACTTAATCCCTCAAGTTGTTGTGCACTGATTTTTACTTTAAAAGGTGGTTTTATAGTTTTAACAGGTTTTACATACTCTTTGTGTAAATGTTTTAAAGTTTCTCTTGAAGTAGCACCTATAAATCCTTCTTCATGATGTCCATATCTACCTGCTCTTCCTGCTATTTGAACGATTTCATTTACATTTATTCCTCTTCTTGATATTCCATCAAATTTTTTATGATTTGTAAAAAGTATAGTCTTAATAGGTAAATTTAATCCCATTGCTATTGCATCTGTTGCAATTAAAATATCACTTTGTTTTTCTCTAAATCTTCGTGCTTCATCACGTCTAACTTCGGGAGATAAGTTTCCATATATAACTGAAACCTTATGATATTTTTGTAGTTTTTGCTTTAATTTAAGTACATCATTTCTGCTAAATGCAATTAAAGCTGTTTGAGGTTCAAGCTCTTTTAATAAAGTTTGTTTTTCCATTAAATGAAGTTCATTTTTTCTTTTAAATTTTACTATTTCTAAATCTTCATTTAAATATTGTGCAATCTTTTTTACTGCATCTAAAGCATTAACTGAACCTGTCATAACAATCTGTTTTGCGGGACATCCAATAATAGCATTTACCCATGCCCAACCTCTTTCATCATCATCTAGCATTTGAACTTCATCAATAATTGCTAAATCTACATCCAAATCAAAATCAATCATCTCAATTGTTGAACAAACATGAGAAGCATCTTCATCAAAAATTTGTTCTTCTCCTGTGATTAAAGAAGCTTCAAGATTTGAAGATTTTAAATCCTCATAACCCTCAAGTGCTAAAAGCCTTAAAGGTGCAAGATAAAGACCACTATTTGATTGTTTTAACTCTTGCATTGCACTGTATGTTTTACCAGAATTAGTAGGGCCAACAAAAAATTTTAATTTTCTATTTAAACTTCTTGCTAAAGGAAACTGAGATTTTAAATCACAATTTAATAAGTTTTGTAACTGTTTTTGGAGTATATCTTTCATGGGCGTATTATATTGATTTTTATATAATATAGTATTAAAAATTATAAGGTAATTTAATGAATTGTATATATTTTGGAAAATGTGCTAGTTGTACTTTGTATGACAAATCATATGAGGAACAACTTCAATATAAAGTTAATATAGAAAAACAAAGATTTAAAGATTTAACTAATATTGAATTTGATGTTATAAAAAGTCAAGATAAAAACTTTAGAAATAGAGCAGAATTTAGAATTTGGAAAAATTTTAAAGATAAAGAAGCTATAACAATAAACTATGCTATGAATGATTTTGATAAAAATACATTAGAAATAAAATCATGTGAAATCGTAAGTGAAGATATTTCAAAGCTTATGCCAAAACTATTAGATGAGTTACAAAAAGATGAAACACTTAAATATAAACTTTTTGCATGTGAATTTTTAAACTCAACAAAAGGTGATACGCTTATTACTTTAATCTATCATAAAAAGTTAGAAGATGAATGGATTAGTAAAGCAAAACTTTTAGAAAAAAAATTAAATATAAAAATTATTGGAAGAAGTAGAAAACAAAAAGTTGTTTTAAGTAAAGATTATATTGAGGAAGAATTGAAAATAAATAATAAAAACTTCTTTTTTGAATATAAAGAGGGTGGATTTACACAACCAAATAGTCATGTAAATATAAAAATGATTGAATGGGTATTAGATAAACTTGAAGTAAGCAATAAAGATTTGTGTGAGCTTTACTGTGGAGGGGGAAACTTTACAATACCTCTATCTACTAAATTTAAAAATGTTTTAGCAACAGAAATTTCAAAAACATCAATAAAATCAGCTTTGAAAAATTGTCAATTAAACTCTATATCAAATATCGATTTTATTAGAATGAGTAGTGAAGAGTTCGTAGAAGCTTTAGAAGAAAAAAGAGAGTTTAGAAGACTAAAAGACATTGATTTAAAATCTTATAATTTTTCAACTATTTTTGTTGATCCACCAAGAGCAGGACTTGATGAAACAACTAGAAAATTAGTATCAAATTTTGAAAAGATAATCTATATTTCATGTAATCCAGAAACATTACATAGGGATTTAATAGAGCTTACAAAAACACATAAAATTGATAATTTTGCTTTATTTGACCAGTTTTCTTATACAAAGCATATAGAAAGCGCAGTTGTATTAAACAAATTTTAACTTTAGCTTAGCTAAAATTTAAGTAATTATGAAAGTATTAACAAAGGGTAAAATATGAGAATTAATACAAACACTGCTTCACTTATGGCACAAGAAGCAAATAGCAATACAAATAAAGCATTAACTAACTCTTTAGAGAAGCTAAGTACAGGGCTTAGAATCAATAAAGCAAGTGATGATGCATCAGGACTTGCAATTGCTGATAAATTAAGAACACAAGCTAGTTCACTAGGACAATCAATTTCAAATGGAAACTCAGCAATTTCTTTAACACAAATTGCAGATAAAGCCATGGCTGAGCAATCAAATATTTTAGATATTATTAAAACTAAACTTATTCAAGCATCAACTGATACTACGTCTCAAGAAGGTAGAAAATCTATTGGTAAAGATATTGATAAATTATTAGTTCAATTAGATAATATTTCAAAACAAACAAACTATAATGGTACATCACTATTACAAGGTGCTTCTGGTGGTGCGGCTGCAGTTCAATTAACTTTTCAAATGGGTGAGAATGTAAATGATACAATCTCTACAACAGCTGGAGTTAGAGCAAATGTGTCTGGTTTAACATTAGATGCTTTAAAATCAGCAGCTGCTTCTGGTACATCAGCTGTGTTTGATGCAGGTGATTCAAGAGGTTTCTTGGATGATATAGATAGTGCACTAAATACACTAAATGGATGGAGAGCAGATTTTGGTTCTACTCAAAACCAATTAGAATCAGCAGTAAGAAACCAAATGACTCAACAAACAAATATTAAAGCTGCAGAATCTGTAATTAGAGATGTTGATTATGCACAAGAAAGTGCAACATTTAATAAACAAAATATCATTGCACAAGCTGGTACTTATGCTATGAGTCAAGCTAATAATGTTCAACAAAATGTTCTAAGATTGTTGCAATAATTTTTTATTTTTATTTTTTCAACACCCTGTTAGTACTCTAAAACTACCATTTTATAGGCTCGGAAACTACTCCGGGCTTTTTTTATAACTTCTTTCATATTAAGCTAATTTTAAGAATTGGTGTGTCATAATACTTTTATAACTTGAAAAGGAGAATTTAAAAATGCAATCAACAAATTCAATACCAGAAAACATTTTAAAGATCCAAAAGAAGTTATGTACTTTTGATAAAGGTTCAAGAAACTATAAAAAGTATAGCAAGATATTACAAAAGCATATTAAAAAAAATAATATGAAAAAAAGAGTTAATAGTAATATCAAAACAATAGAGGCTATTGCAAAAATTAGTAGTCAAAAAAATTAATAAAATGTATAGGTATCAATGGATGCCAAAGAGTTAGACTCTATGCTTGGTAAAACAAGAAGTTCTATAGGCACCCAAATACTGGGGTAAATCTTTTTATCATATAAAGGATTTATTATGAGAATAAATACAAATGCAGCTTCACTTGTAGCACAAGAAGCAGCAACAAACACAAATAAAAATTTAAGTTCTTCATTAGAAAAATTAAGTACTGGTCTTAGAATCAATAAAGCAAGTGATGATGCTTCTGGTTTAGCAATTGCTGATAAACTAAGAACACAAGCAAGCTCAATTGGTCAATCAATCTCAAATGGTAATTCAGCAGTTTCTTTAACACAAATCGCTGATAAAGCTATGGCTGAGCAATCAAATATTTTAGATATCATCAAAACAAAACTTGTTCAAGCTGCAACTGATACAACATCAGATGATGGTAGAACAGCAATTGGAAAAGATGTTACTAAATTATTAGATCAGTTAGATAATATTGCTAAACAAACTAATTATAATGGTACAACACTATTACAAGGTGCAACATCTGCTTCAGCAGCAGCACAATTAACATTCCAAATGGGTGAAAAAGCTGCTGATACTATTGCTACAACAGCTGGTGTTAGAGCAAATGTATCAGGTTTAGTTTTATCTGATGTTAAATCTTCTGCTGGTGCTGGATTTAGTTCTGCATTAGGAGCTAGAAACTTATTGGATGATATTGATACAGCTATTAACACGCTAAATGGATGGAGAGCAGACTTCGGTTCTACTCAAAATCAATTAGAATCAGCTATTAGAAACCAAATGACTCAGCAAACAAATATTAAAGCTGCTGAATCAGTAATTAGAGATGTGGATTATGCACAAGAAAGTTCTAACTTTAACAAACAAAATATTATTGCACAAGCTGGTACTTATGCTATGAGTCAAGCTAATGCAATTCAACAAAACGTTACTAGATTATTACAATAATCGGTGAAGTTGCAAAGCAACGAGTGATGTTTCTGTGAAAACGTTACTAGATTATTACAATAATTAGTAGCATTATAATCAAGAGGTATACTCTTGGTTATTTAGAATAAACATCTATTCTTAAAATCGATTTAAACTAATTTTAAGAATTGGTGTGTCATAATTTTATAAATGTATAGGTATCAATGGATGCCAAAGAGTTAGACTCTATGCTTGGTAAAACAAGAAGTTCTATAGGCACCCAAATACTGGGGTAAATCTTTTTATCATATAAAGGATTTATTATGAGAATAAATACAAATGCAGCTTCACTTGTAGCACAAGAAGCAGCAACAAACACAAATAAAAATTTAAGTTCTTCATTAGAAAAATTAAGTACTGGTTTAAGAATCAATAAAGCAAGTGATGATGCGTCAGGACTTGCAATTGCTGATAAACTAAGAACTCAAGCAAGTTCAATTGGTCAATCAATTTCAAATGGTAATTCAGCAGTTTCTTTAACACAAATCGCTGATAAAGCTATGGCTGAGCAATCTAATATTTTAGATATTGTGAAAACAAAGCTAGTTCAAGCTGCAACTGATACAACTTCGCAAGAAGGTAGAGCAGCAATTGGTAAAGATGTAAAAAAATTACTAGACCAATTAGATAATATTGCTAGTCAAACTAACTACAATGGAACAACACTTTTACAAGCATCTGGTGCTGGTACAGGTTCAGCAACAGCACTTACATTCCAAATGGGTGAAAAAGCAGCTGATACAATTGTAACAACAGCTGGTGTTCAAGCAAATGCTATTGGACTTGGAGTTAGTGGATTAAGATCTGCAGCTGGGGCTGGTACATCTGCTGGTGGATTTGATGCAGCTGGGGCTAGAGGTTTTATGACAACAGTTGATAGTGCTATTAACACGCTAAATGGATGGAGAGCAGACTTCGGTTCTACTCAAAACCAATTAGAATCAGCTATTAGAAACCAAATGACTCAGCAAACAAATATCAAAGCTGCTGAATCAGTTATTAGAGATGTTGATTATGCACAAGAAAGTGCTAACTTTAACAAACAAAATATTATTGCACAAGCTGGTACTTATGCTATGAGTCAAGCTAATGCAATTCAACAAAACGTTACTAGATTATTACAATAATCGGTGAAGTTGCAAAGCAACGAGTGATGTTTCTGTGAAAACGTTACTAGATTATTACAATAACTAGTAGCATTATAATCAAGAGGTATACTCTTGATTATTTAGAATAAACATCTATTCTTAATATTAATTTAAACTAATATTAAGAATTGGTGTGTCATAATATTTATGAACTTATGTATAGGTATCAATGGATACCGAAGAGTTAGACTCTATGCTTGGTAAAACAAGAATTGTTTATAGGCTCCCGTGTCATGGGTAAATCTTTTTATCATATAAAGGATTTATTATGAGAATAAATACAAATGCAGCTTCACTTGTAGCACAAGAAGCAGCAACAAACACAAATAAAAATTTAAGTTCTTCATTAGAAAAATTAAGTACTGGTCTTAGAATCAATAAAGCAAGTGATGATGCTTCTGGTTTAGCAATTGCTGATAAACTAAGAACACAAGCAAGCTCAATTGGTCAATCAATCTCAAATGGTAATTCAGCAGTTTCTTTAACACAAATCGCTGATAAAGCTATGGCTGAGCAATCTAATATTTTAGATATTATTAAAACAAAATTAGTTCAAGCTTCGACTGACACAACATCAGATGATGGTAGAAAAGCAATTGGAAAAGATGTTAGTAAACTATTAGATCAATTAAATAATATTGCTAGCCAAACTAATTATAATGGTACAACACTATTACAAGGTGCTTCTGGAGGTGCAGCTGCTGATCAATTAACATTCCAAATGGGTGAAAAAGCTGCTGATACTATTCAAACTAATTCAGGTGTTAGAGCAAATGTATCAGGATTAACGCTAGATGGTCTTAAAGCTTCTTCTGATGCAGGATTTGCTTCTGCTGGAAGTGCAAGAAGTTTAATGGCAACAGTTGATACAGCTATAAACACGCTAAATGGATGGAGAGCAGACTTTGGTTCTACTCAAAACCAATTAGAATCAGCTATTAGAAACCAAATGACTCAGCAAACAAATATTAAATCTGCTGAATCAGTTATTAGAGATGTTGATTATGCACAAGAAAGTGCTAACTTTAACAAACAAAATATTATTGCGCAAGCTGGTACTTATGCTATGAGTCAAGCTAATGCAATTCAACAAAACGTTACTAGATTATTACAATAAATACGAATGATATATTAAAGTAATATTTTGTTGTAGTTATTTTGTATTGATTAAACTTGGGATTAAAACAATATAGGGGTCAATGGATTCCGAAGAGTTAGACTCTATGCTTGGTAAAACAAGAATGTTTTAGGCTCCCGTATCATGGGTAAATCTTTTATAATAAAAAGGATTTATTATGAGAATTAATACAAATGCAGCTTCATTGATAGCTCAAGAAGCAGCTGCAAACACAACAAAAAATGTAAGTAGTTCGTTAGAAAAACTAAGTACTGGTTTAAGAATCAATAAAGCAAGTGATGATGCTTCTGGTTTAGCAATTGCTGATAAACTAAGAACTCAAGCAAGCTCAATTGGTCAATCAATTTCAAATGGTAACTCAGCAGTTTCTTTAACACAAATTGCTGATAAAGCTATGTCAGAGCAATCTAATATTTTAGATGTTCTTAAAACAAAGTTAGTTCAAGCTTCAACTGATACAACATCAGATGAGGGTAGAAAAGCAATTGGAAAAGATGTTAGTAAATTACTAAATCAATTAAATAATATTGCTAGTCAAACTAATTACAATGGTACAACAGTATTGCAAGGAGCAACATCTGCTTCTGCTGCAGCACAATTAACATTCCAAATGGGTGAAAAAGCTGCTGATACTATTCAAACAACAGCTGGTGTTAGAGCAAACTTAAGTGGATTATCACTTGATGGACTTAAAGCTTCTGCTGATGCAGGATTTGCTTCTGCTGGAAGTGCTAGAAGTTTAATGGCAAGTGTTGATACAGCTATTAACACACTAAATGGATGGAGAGCAGACTTCGGTTCTACTCAAAATCAATTAGAATCAGCTATTAGAAACCAAATGACTCAGCAAACAAATATTAAAGCTGCTGAATCAGTAATTAGAGATGTGGATTATGCACAAGAAAGTTCTAACTTTAACAAACAAAATATTATTGCGCAAGCAGGTACTTATGCGATGAGTCAAGCTAATGCTTCTCAACAAAATGTACTTAGATTACTTCAGTAGTCTATAATATTTAGTACTGATAAAAGTTACATTAGATAATTAATAGATTTTTAAAGGGCTAGATTTTTCTAGTTCCCTTTAAAGCATTTATTCTTAATAATACACTATTTTTAATTTTAATATTAGGAATATATGTATGGTGTATTTTGTTGTAAGTGGGTCATATAAACAATATAGGGGTCAATGGATTCCGAAGAGTTAGACTCTATGCTTGGTAAAACAAGAATGTTTTAGGCTCCCGTATCATGGGTAAATCTTTTATAATAAAAAGGATTTATTATGAGAATTAATACAAATGCAGCTTCATTGATAGCTCAAGAAGCAGCTGCAAACACAACAAAAAATGTAAGTAGTTCGTTAGAAAAACTAAGTACTGGTTTAAGAATCAATAAAGCAAGTGATGATGCTTCTGGTTTAGCAATTGCTGATAAACTAAGAACACAAGCAAGTTCAATTGGTCAATCAATTTCAAATGGTAACTCAGCAGTTTCTTTAACACAAATTGCTGATAAAGCTATGTCAGAGCAATCTAATATTTTAGATATTGTGAAAACAAAGCTAGTTCAAGCTGCAACTGATACAACTTCACAAGAAGGTAGAGCAGCAATTGGTAAAGATG
The window above is part of the Malaciobacter marinus genome. Proteins encoded here:
- a CDS encoding flagellin — its product is MRINTNTASLMAQEANSNTNKALTNSLEKLSTGLRINKASDDASGLAIADKLRTQASSLGQSISNGNSAISLTQIADKAMAEQSNILDIIKTKLIQASTDTTSQEGRKSIGKDIDKLLVQLDNISKQTNYNGTSLLQGASGGAAAVQLTFQMGENVNDTISTTAGVRANVSGLTLDALKSAAASGTSAVFDAGDSRGFLDDIDSALNTLNGWRADFGSTQNQLESAVRNQMTQQTNIKAAESVIRDVDYAQESATFNKQNIIAQAGTYAMSQANNVQQNVLRLLQ
- a CDS encoding flagellin; this encodes MRINTNAASLIAQEAAANTTKNVSSSLEKLSTGLRINKASDDASGLAIADKLRTQASSIGQSISNGNSAVSLTQIADKAMSEQSNILDVLKTKLVQASTDTTSDEGRKAIGKDVSKLLNQLNNIASQTNYNGTTVLQGATSASAAAQLTFQMGEKAADTIQTTAGVRANLSGLSLDGLKASADAGFASAGSARSLMASVDTAINTLNGWRADFGSTQNQLESAIRNQMTQQTNIKAAESVIRDVDYAQESSNFNKQNIIAQAGTYAMSQANASQQNVLRLLQ
- a CDS encoding flagellin, with the translated sequence MRINTNAASLVAQEAATNTNKNLSSSLEKLSTGLRINKASDDASGLAIADKLRTQASSIGQSISNGNSAVSLTQIADKAMAEQSNILDIIKTKLVQASTDTTSDDGRKAIGKDVSKLLDQLNNIASQTNYNGTTLLQGASGGAAADQLTFQMGEKAADTIQTNSGVRANVSGLTLDGLKASSDAGFASAGSARSLMATVDTAINTLNGWRADFGSTQNQLESAIRNQMTQQTNIKSAESVIRDVDYAQESANFNKQNIIAQAGTYAMSQANAIQQNVTRLLQ
- a CDS encoding flagellin encodes the protein MRINTNAASLVAQEAATNTNKNLSSSLEKLSTGLRINKASDDASGLAIADKLRTQASSIGQSISNGNSAVSLTQIADKAMAEQSNILDIIKTKLVQAATDTTSDDGRTAIGKDVTKLLDQLDNIAKQTNYNGTTLLQGATSASAAAQLTFQMGEKAADTIATTAGVRANVSGLVLSDVKSSAGAGFSSALGARNLLDDIDTAINTLNGWRADFGSTQNQLESAIRNQMTQQTNIKAAESVIRDVDYAQESSNFNKQNIIAQAGTYAMSQANAIQQNVTRLLQ
- a CDS encoding flagellin, which produces MRINTNAASLVAQEAATNTNKNLSSSLEKLSTGLRINKASDDASGLAIADKLRTQASSIGQSISNGNSAVSLTQIADKAMAEQSNILDIVKTKLVQAATDTTSQEGRAAIGKDVKKLLDQLDNIASQTNYNGTTLLQASGAGTGSATALTFQMGEKAADTIVTTAGVQANAIGLGVSGLRSAAGAGTSAGGFDAAGARGFMTTVDSAINTLNGWRADFGSTQNQLESAIRNQMTQQTNIKAAESVIRDVDYAQESANFNKQNIIAQAGTYAMSQANAIQQNVTRLLQ